The Vicia villosa cultivar HV-30 ecotype Madison, WI unplaced genomic scaffold, Vvil1.0 ctg.006877F_1_1, whole genome shotgun sequence genome window below encodes:
- the LOC131643061 gene encoding uncharacterized protein LOC131643061 produces MYADDILLYCKGSIRNINLLKEVFLAYSMASGQLVNPSKSFVYAGAIPSTVFQRILDLNGFSQGFLPFTYLGIPLFKGKVKAAFLQPVADKIVSKLAAWKDQCSLWLVELPWLNRLFTVCFLTLCPYTPGLLHFSNIWKNVFAILSGLARSIKENLFKWLGKRSVKLILMVA; encoded by the coding sequence ATGTATGCCGACGACATCCTCCTTTATTGTAAAGGCAGTATTAGAAACATCAATCTGCTTAAGGAGGTTTTCCTTGCTTATTCTATGGCTTCCGGGCAGCTGGTTAATCCCAGTAAATCCTTTGTTTATGCGGGCGCTATTCCTTCGACGGTCTTTCAGAGAATTTTGGATTTGAATGGTTTCTCTCAAGGTTTTCTCCCTTTCACATATCTTGGAATTCCTCTTTTTAAAGGTAAAGTGAAGGCGGCTTTCTTACAACCCGTGGCGGATAAAATTGTGTCTAAGCTTGCTGCTTGGAAGGATCAGTGCTCTCTATGGCTGGTAGAACTACCTTGGTTAAATCGGTTGTTTACGGTATGCTTTCTCACACTATGTCCATATACTCCTGGCCTACTACACTTCTCAAATATCTGGAAAAATGTATTCGCAATTTTATCTGGACTGGCTCGGTCGATAAAAGAAAACTTGTTCAAGTGGCTTGGAAAAAGATCTGTAAAACTTATTCTGATGGTGGCTTAG